Proteins from one Rhinopithecus roxellana isolate Shanxi Qingling chromosome 18, ASM756505v1, whole genome shotgun sequence genomic window:
- the DLEU7 gene encoding leukemia-associated protein 7 isoform X2 codes for MASPAPLVASISHQMVALQTLQLLQQEWGWGDGPGAPGNPRDPDHVSTAPARRSGPPRARPGPWREELGGGVGTRNRDTAARTSSPEEEVVRGAEGGAELLPFPRDRGPCTLARMAMRSALARVVDSTSELVSVEQTLLGPLQQERSFPIHLKLQLLANE; via the coding sequence ATGGCCAGCCCCGCGCCCTTAGTGGCCTCCATCAGCCACCAAATGGTGGCTCTGCAGACCTTGCAGCTGCTGcagcaggagtggggctggggggaCGGTCCAGGCGCCCCCGGGAACCCGCGGGACCCGGACCACGTGTCCACCGCTCCAGCCCGTCGCTCAGGCCCGCCGCGGGCCCGGCCAGGGCCCTGGCGCGAGGAGCTGGGCGGGGGCGTGGGGACCAGGAATCGGGACACCGCGGCCCGGACGAGCTCCCCAGAGGAGGAGGTAGTGCGGGGCGCTGAGGGGGGCGCCGAATTGCTGCCCTTCCCCCGGGACCGCGGGCCCTGCACCCTGGCCCGGATGGCGATGCGCAGCGCGCTAGCCCGCGTGGTGGACTCGACTTCGGAGCTGGTTAGCGTGGAGCAGACGCTGCTGGGGCCCCTCCAGCAGGAGCGGTCCTTTCCCATCCACCTGAAG